The following proteins are co-located in the Pseudomonas synxantha genome:
- the greA gene encoding transcription elongation factor GreA has protein sequence MTKYPMTVQGAKALEEEHAHLTKVVRPKLSQDIGTARELGDLKENAEYHAAREQQGMVEARIRDIEGRMQNAVIIDVTTIPHTGKVIFGTTVEIANVETDESVTYQIVGEDEADFKKGKISVGSPIARALIAKEEGDVVAVKTPSGVIEYEIVEVRHI, from the coding sequence ATAACCAAATACCCAATGACCGTTCAGGGTGCCAAGGCCCTGGAAGAGGAGCATGCCCATCTGACCAAGGTCGTACGTCCAAAGCTGAGCCAGGACATCGGTACGGCCCGCGAGCTGGGTGACTTGAAGGAAAACGCCGAATACCACGCTGCCCGTGAGCAGCAGGGTATGGTCGAGGCGCGGATTCGTGATATCGAGGGCCGCATGCAGAATGCGGTGATTATCGATGTCACGACCATCCCGCATACTGGCAAGGTGATCTTTGGCACCACGGTGGAAATCGCCAACGTCGAGACCGATGAGAGCGTGACCTACCAGATCGTGGGAGAAGATGAGGCTGACTTCAAAAAAGGCAAGATCTCCGTCGGTTCGCCGATTGCTCGTGCCTTGATTGCCAAGGAAGAGGGCGACGTGGTTGCTGTGAAGACGCCGAGTGGCGTGATCGAGTACGAGATTGTCGAAGTTCGTCACATCTGA